From Sodalis glossinidius str. 'morsitans', the proteins below share one genomic window:
- the aroB gene encoding 3-dehydroquinate synthase yields MERITVTLGERSYPITIAAGLFNDPASFWPLTRGDSAMLVTNDRLAPLYLESLCERLTQAGVKVDRVVLPDGEQNKSLTVLDQVFTALLAKSHGRDTTLIALGGGVIGDLAGFAAASYQRGVRFIQAPTTLLSQVDSSVGGKTAVNHSLGKNMIGAFYQPASVVIDLDCLNTLPRRELSSGLAEVIKYGIILDAAFFAWLEDNLEALLALEPQALAYCIRRCCELKADVVAADEREQGQRALLNLGHTYGHAIETHMGYGNWLHGEAVAAGMMMAVRAARRLGQFSDADAERVSALLQRAGLTMSGPAEMAPEDYLPHMMRDKKVIAGRLRLVLPVTLGNAEVRTGVADDMVVASIKDCQA; encoded by the coding sequence ATGGAGAGGATTACCGTTACATTAGGGGAGCGCAGCTACCCGATTACCATTGCCGCCGGATTATTCAATGATCCGGCGTCTTTCTGGCCGTTAACGCGCGGCGATAGCGCCATGCTGGTGACGAACGACCGCCTCGCTCCCCTGTATCTGGAATCCCTGTGCGAGCGGCTGACCCAGGCCGGCGTCAAGGTCGATCGGGTCGTATTGCCTGACGGTGAACAGAATAAATCGTTGACCGTGCTGGATCAGGTTTTCACCGCGCTGCTGGCTAAATCCCATGGTCGCGATACTACCCTTATCGCGCTCGGTGGCGGCGTCATCGGCGATCTGGCCGGTTTCGCCGCCGCCAGTTATCAACGCGGTGTGCGTTTTATCCAGGCACCTACCACGCTACTCTCACAGGTTGACTCCTCAGTTGGCGGCAAAACCGCCGTCAATCATTCTCTCGGCAAGAACATGATCGGCGCCTTCTATCAACCTGCGTCAGTGGTCATTGACTTGGACTGTCTCAACACGCTTCCGCGGCGGGAACTCTCCTCGGGCCTGGCGGAAGTTATCAAGTACGGTATTATTCTTGATGCGGCTTTTTTTGCCTGGCTTGAAGACAATCTCGAAGCGCTGTTGGCGCTAGAGCCGCAAGCGCTGGCCTATTGCATCCGTCGCTGCTGCGAGCTGAAAGCCGACGTAGTGGCTGCCGATGAACGCGAGCAGGGCCAGCGTGCTCTGCTGAATCTTGGCCACACCTACGGCCATGCCATCGAAACCCACATGGGTTATGGCAACTGGCTGCATGGCGAAGCCGTGGCCGCCGGCATGATGATGGCGGTGCGCGCCGCGCGTCGGCTCGGTCAATTCAGCGATGCTGATGCTGAACGGGTGAGTGCGCTGCTGCAGCGCGCCGGCCTGACGATGAGCGGTCCGGCGGAAATGGCGCCGGAAGATTACCTGCCGCATATGATGCGTGATAAAAAAGTCATCGCCGGCCGGCTGCGTCTGGTCCTGCCGGTGACGCTGGGCAATGCGGAAGTGCGTACCGGCGTGGCTGATGATATGGTGGTGGCGTCTATTAAGGATTGCCAGGCCTGA
- the hslO gene encoding Hsp33 family molecular chaperone HslO, translating to MTHQDQLHRYLFEDYAVRGELVSLQETYRQVLGQHNYPPAVKTLLGELLVATSLLTATLKFTSEITVQLQGDGPLRLAVINGDDRQNMRGLACINGDIADDATLAQMVGNGYLVITLTPAEGERYQGVVGLEGPRLADCLENYFLQSEQLPTRLFIRTGEYQGEVAAAGLLLQVLPGQDAHADDFDHLAQLTATVKGDELFALPANDVLYRLYHQDNVTVYPAQSVQFLCTCSRQRCADALMTLGEQELHDMLEQDGEVDMHCDFCGSHYRFDADAIADLQQQAAQGYSPQA from the coding sequence ATGACCCATCAAGACCAACTGCACCGTTACCTTTTTGAAGACTATGCCGTCAGAGGTGAACTGGTGTCCTTACAAGAAACCTACCGCCAGGTGCTGGGCCAGCACAATTATCCGCCGGCGGTGAAAACGCTGCTGGGGGAACTCCTGGTCGCTACCAGCCTGCTAACCGCCACGTTGAAATTCACCAGCGAAATTACCGTGCAGTTACAAGGAGATGGCCCGCTGCGGCTGGCGGTCATTAACGGCGACGATCGGCAGAACATGCGCGGGCTGGCGTGCATCAACGGCGATATCGCCGACGACGCCACCCTGGCACAAATGGTGGGCAACGGGTATTTGGTGATTACCCTGACCCCTGCCGAAGGCGAGCGGTATCAGGGAGTAGTTGGCCTGGAAGGGCCCCGTTTGGCTGACTGCCTGGAAAACTACTTCCTGCAATCGGAGCAGTTGCCAACGCGGCTGTTTATCCGCACCGGCGAGTATCAGGGAGAGGTGGCCGCCGCCGGTCTGCTGCTGCAGGTATTACCCGGCCAAGATGCCCACGCCGACGATTTCGATCATCTGGCGCAGCTCACCGCAACGGTGAAGGGCGACGAACTATTTGCATTGCCGGCCAACGACGTTTTGTATCGCCTTTATCATCAAGATAACGTGACCGTTTACCCGGCGCAGTCGGTGCAATTCCTTTGTACCTGCTCACGCCAGCGCTGCGCCGATGCGCTGATGACCTTGGGCGAGCAAGAGTTGCACGACATGCTTGAGCAGGACGGCGAAGTGGATATGCATTGCGATTTTTGCGGTAGCCATTATCGTTTCGATGCCGACGCCATTGCTGACCTGCAACAGCAGGCAGCGCAGGGATATTCGCCGCAGGCTTAG
- the mrcA gene encoding peptidoglycan glycosyltransferase/peptidoglycan DD-transpeptidase MrcA, translated as MKFVKYLFIFAVCCILLGAASIYGMYRYIAPQLPDVATLKDIRLQTPMQIFSADGKLIAQYGEKRRIPLRLDQMPPELVHAFVATEDSRFYEHHGVDPVGILRAASIALLSGNASQGASTITQQLARNFFLSPERTLIRKIKEAFLAVRIEQLLTKDEILELYLNKIYLGYRAYGVGAAAQVYFGKDVSQLTLSEMAMIAGLPKAPSTFNPLYSPERALARRNTVLARMRDENYITQAEYEQARDAALVARYHATEIDFSAPYVSEMVRQDMLKRYGENAYTDGFKVYTTITKPLQQAAQNVVRNNVLAYDMRHGYRGPSSVLWKVGESPWDAQHIRDRLKTLPVYGPLHAAVITETGVDGAVAMMADGSNVALSLAGMRWARPFRSDTQQGPTPKKVTDVVQAGQQVWVRQTDEGWSLSQVPDVNSALVSLDPQDGAVKALVGGFDFNQSKFNRITQALRQVGSNIKPFLYTAALDKGLTLATILNDAPISRWDAGAGSDWRPRNSPPTYAGPIRLRQGLGQSKNVVMVRAMRAMGVDYAAEYLQRFGFPAQNIVHTESLALGSASFNPLQLVRGYAVLANGGYLVDPYLITKITDENDQMLFTAKPKVVCSSCDLPVIYGDTPKSAVLSDDSMENVAVSRQADANGTVPMPRLERVSPAQAAADGEQLYAPHVISTPLSFLMRDALNSNIFGEPGWMGTGWRAARDLKRHDIGGKTGTTNDSKDAWFSGYGPGTVTTVWIGFDDHRRNLGRSTASGAEGGAKSAQPIWDDYMKIALEGIPEEKQDPPPGVVTVTIDKSSGKLSDGGGNSRPEYFIDGTQPKYRVVHEVGTTLMDNGQQQELF; from the coding sequence GTGAAGTTCGTAAAATATTTATTTATCTTTGCAGTGTGTTGCATTTTGTTGGGAGCCGCATCGATATATGGTATGTACCGCTATATTGCGCCCCAATTACCCGATGTGGCGACGCTGAAAGACATCCGCCTGCAAACGCCGATGCAGATCTTCTCGGCGGACGGTAAGCTTATCGCTCAGTACGGTGAGAAACGCCGCATCCCGCTCCGGCTCGATCAGATGCCGCCCGAACTGGTGCATGCGTTTGTCGCCACCGAAGACAGCCGCTTTTACGAGCATCACGGCGTGGATCCGGTGGGGATTTTGCGCGCAGCCTCCATCGCCCTGCTTTCCGGCAATGCCTCACAGGGCGCGAGCACCATCACCCAGCAGCTGGCCCGCAATTTTTTCCTCAGCCCGGAACGGACGCTTATTCGTAAAATCAAAGAGGCGTTTCTGGCGGTACGGATTGAGCAATTGCTAACCAAAGATGAAATCCTGGAACTGTATCTGAATAAGATCTACCTGGGTTACCGCGCCTATGGCGTGGGCGCGGCGGCGCAGGTCTATTTCGGCAAGGACGTCAGCCAGCTCACGCTGAGCGAAATGGCCATGATTGCCGGTTTGCCGAAAGCCCCTTCCACCTTCAACCCGCTCTATTCTCCTGAACGGGCGCTGGCGCGGCGCAACACTGTGCTGGCGCGTATGCGGGATGAAAACTACATCACCCAGGCTGAATATGAGCAGGCACGCGACGCGGCGCTGGTGGCACGTTACCACGCGACGGAAATCGACTTTTCCGCGCCCTATGTATCGGAAATGGTGCGCCAGGATATGCTCAAGCGCTACGGAGAAAATGCCTATACCGACGGTTTTAAGGTGTATACCACCATCACCAAACCGCTGCAGCAGGCGGCGCAGAACGTAGTGCGCAACAACGTGCTGGCTTACGATATGCGCCACGGTTACCGCGGTCCAAGCAGCGTGTTGTGGAAAGTGGGAGAGTCGCCCTGGGACGCGCAGCATATCCGCGACAGATTGAAAACCCTGCCGGTTTACGGTCCATTGCACGCGGCGGTCATTACCGAAACCGGCGTCGACGGCGCGGTGGCGATGATGGCCGATGGCAGTAACGTGGCATTATCGCTGGCGGGCATGCGCTGGGCGCGGCCGTTTAGAAGCGATACACAGCAGGGGCCGACGCCGAAAAAAGTCACCGATGTGGTGCAGGCGGGACAACAAGTCTGGGTGCGGCAAACGGACGAGGGTTGGTCGCTCTCGCAGGTCCCGGACGTCAATTCTGCGCTGGTGTCGCTGGATCCGCAGGACGGCGCGGTCAAAGCCCTGGTCGGCGGTTTCGACTTCAATCAGAGCAAATTCAACCGTATCACCCAGGCGCTGCGTCAGGTGGGTTCCAATATCAAGCCGTTTCTGTATACCGCCGCGCTGGATAAAGGGTTGACGCTGGCGACCATTCTCAATGATGCACCTATCTCCCGCTGGGATGCCGGCGCCGGCTCCGACTGGCGGCCGCGCAACTCGCCGCCGACCTATGCTGGCCCGATTCGCCTGCGCCAGGGTCTGGGGCAGTCGAAAAACGTGGTAATGGTTCGCGCCATGCGCGCCATGGGCGTGGATTATGCCGCGGAATATCTGCAACGCTTCGGCTTCCCGGCGCAGAACATCGTCCACACCGAATCCCTGGCGCTGGGATCCGCGTCCTTCAACCCTCTCCAGCTGGTGCGGGGCTATGCGGTGCTGGCCAATGGCGGTTATCTGGTCGACCCCTACCTCATCACTAAAATCACCGATGAAAACGATCAGATGCTGTTTACCGCCAAACCTAAAGTGGTGTGCAGCAGCTGCGATTTGCCGGTCATCTATGGCGATACACCGAAATCGGCGGTGCTGTCGGACGACAGTATGGAAAACGTAGCCGTCTCCCGCCAGGCTGACGCTAACGGCACGGTACCCATGCCGCGACTGGAACGGGTTTCACCGGCACAGGCCGCGGCAGACGGCGAACAACTGTACGCCCCTCACGTAATTAGCACGCCGCTGTCGTTTTTGATGCGCGATGCCCTTAACAGCAACATCTTTGGCGAACCCGGCTGGATGGGCACCGGCTGGCGTGCCGCCCGCGATCTGAAGCGTCATGATATCGGCGGTAAAACCGGTACCACCAACGACTCTAAAGACGCCTGGTTCTCCGGCTACGGCCCCGGTACGGTCACCACGGTATGGATAGGGTTTGACGATCACCGCCGCAATTTGGGCAGAAGCACGGCTTCCGGTGCCGAGGGCGGCGCTAAAAGCGCCCAACCTATCTGGGATGATTATATGAAGATAGCGCTGGAAGGTATCCCCGAAGAGAAACAGGATCCGCCGCCGGGCGTCGTTACCGTCACCATCGATAAGAGCAGCGGCAAATTGTCCGACGGCGGCGGCAACAGCCGGCCGGAATATTTTATCGACGGTACCCAGCCGAAATACCGGGTAGTACATGAAGTCGGCACGACGCTGATGGACAACGGCCAGCAGCAGGAACTGTTCTGA
- a CDS encoding IgaA/UmoB family intracellular growth attenuator encodes MSAIVYVLAGVLACAIVSVIGWRFYRRRARPVSVKRLSFIKPFPRKLTAEERAAIEHYFHHSQPLTRTTPLSAPEPAAASVPLTPRSDNVYAGTHAITRYGLATDAPHKWRYYLDSIEIHLPAQWEQYIAEENHVELIRTDSMPLVISLNGHSLLNDAPSALTPAPAHAAVPNSSMREQGNEQVELLKVRKETPQERAISQPSGQREAALCSAALLLILLSLLAPIMAQLWLAALAALPAALAAWLRFRPTPQRNRQDVNCLRGIPRRWGLFGESGQGSISNISLSSLDLKYPAHWQPYIARDLDKKTDIDIYVNSQVVRQGRFLSLHDEVTYFPLQRWGGNLMMLCSSLLVLSLLLAYVPLSLPLKLSVTWLQGAQTVPVDSVATLNQAMLRIGDTLSARGTGMCYVQSDGGRTPFFPFDCSAIYWNNAVPLPMPESDTVDRAEALLTTVNNQLHPALDNENKITPGLASAIQKSGMILLDDFSDIVLKTQELCQDDAAPCQRLQAALVNLANGRDWPTIVKRARAGSLRGINVLLRPVSADTLEALVNAATSYYFASETRNATNALNSPPPGGFLIRSDEDKQLVETPPPAINFNDYNGLAQWHELQRLSTQLLHTPFNAEGIITNITVDANGTRHIALHNEPERVSLWRNVGATLLLILLLTLAAFNAILLVRRLHNGRRRARDIQRYYDCCFSHEAIAANGNRVWRD; translated from the coding sequence ATGAGCGCAATCGTCTATGTACTGGCTGGCGTGCTTGCCTGTGCGATTGTTTCCGTTATCGGCTGGCGCTTCTATCGCCGGCGTGCCCGCCCTGTATCCGTCAAACGTCTGTCGTTTATCAAACCCTTTCCCCGAAAGTTGACCGCGGAAGAGCGCGCGGCCATTGAACATTACTTTCATCATAGTCAACCGCTTACGCGCACGACACCCCTCAGCGCGCCGGAACCCGCGGCGGCGAGTGTGCCTTTGACGCCCCGCAGCGATAACGTCTATGCCGGGACCCACGCCATCACCCGCTATGGTCTGGCGACCGATGCGCCACATAAATGGCGTTATTATCTCGACAGCATTGAAATTCATTTACCAGCGCAATGGGAACAATACATTGCGGAAGAAAACCATGTCGAGTTGATCCGCACCGACAGCATGCCGCTGGTGATTTCGCTCAATGGCCACTCGTTGCTGAATGACGCGCCGTCTGCGTTGACCCCTGCGCCAGCACATGCGGCGGTACCAAATTCATCGATGCGCGAGCAGGGCAATGAACAGGTTGAGCTGCTCAAGGTGCGCAAGGAAACGCCGCAGGAGCGCGCTATCAGCCAGCCATCCGGACAACGCGAAGCGGCACTGTGCAGCGCGGCGCTGCTATTGATACTTCTGAGTCTGCTGGCACCCATCATGGCGCAGCTCTGGCTTGCGGCATTGGCCGCGTTACCGGCCGCACTGGCCGCCTGGCTGCGATTTCGCCCGACGCCGCAGCGCAATCGGCAGGATGTTAACTGCCTGCGTGGGATCCCCCGGCGCTGGGGGCTGTTCGGCGAATCTGGTCAGGGCAGTATCAGCAATATTTCCCTCAGCAGCCTCGATCTGAAATACCCGGCACATTGGCAGCCGTATATCGCCCGCGATCTGGACAAGAAAACCGACATCGATATATACGTCAACAGCCAGGTGGTGCGCCAGGGCCGCTTTCTGTCGCTTCATGACGAAGTCACTTATTTCCCCCTTCAGCGCTGGGGCGGAAATCTGATGATGCTATGCAGTTCGCTACTGGTCTTGTCGTTGCTGCTGGCCTATGTCCCGCTCTCGCTGCCGCTGAAATTGAGCGTTACCTGGCTTCAGGGCGCGCAAACGGTGCCCGTCGACAGCGTCGCTACCTTGAACCAGGCGATGCTGCGCATTGGCGATACTCTGTCGGCCCGCGGTACCGGGATGTGCTATGTACAAAGCGACGGCGGCAGAACCCCGTTTTTTCCGTTTGACTGTTCAGCTATTTACTGGAACAACGCGGTACCGCTGCCGATGCCGGAGTCCGATACCGTCGATCGCGCCGAAGCGTTGCTGACGACGGTGAATAACCAGTTGCACCCGGCTTTGGACAATGAAAATAAAATAACCCCGGGGTTGGCCTCCGCCATTCAGAAATCCGGCATGATCTTGCTTGATGATTTCAGCGACATTGTGCTGAAAACCCAGGAGTTGTGTCAGGATGACGCTGCGCCCTGCCAACGGTTGCAGGCGGCTCTGGTAAATCTGGCCAATGGGCGCGACTGGCCGACTATCGTCAAACGCGCCCGCGCCGGATCGCTGAGAGGAATAAATGTGCTGCTGCGGCCGGTAAGCGCCGATACGCTGGAAGCCTTGGTCAACGCCGCTACCTCGTACTACTTTGCCAGCGAGACTCGCAACGCCACCAACGCGCTCAACAGCCCGCCACCGGGCGGGTTTTTGATCCGCAGCGATGAAGACAAACAGCTGGTCGAGACCCCACCCCCCGCCATAAATTTCAACGATTATAATGGCCTGGCGCAATGGCACGAGCTGCAGCGGCTATCTACCCAACTGTTGCATACACCGTTTAACGCCGAGGGCATCATCACCAATATTACCGTCGACGCCAACGGCACCCGCCATATTGCGCTGCACAATGAGCCTGAAAGGGTATCCCTGTGGCGCAACGTGGGCGCAACCCTGCTGCTGATACTGTTGCTGACGCTCGCCGCGTTCAACGCTATCCTGCTGGTGCGTCGCCTGCACAACGGCCGGCGCCGCGCGCGGGACATCCAGCGCTATTATGACTGTTGCTTCAGCCACGAGGCGATAGCCGCGAACGGCAACCGCGTTTGGCGCGACTGA
- the aroK gene encoding shikimate kinase AroK, with protein MAEKRNIFLVGPMGAGKSTIGRQLAQQLNMEFFDSDQEIERRTGADVGWVFDVEGEDGFRDREEKVINELTEKQGIVLATGGGSVKSRETRNRLSARGVVVYLETTIEKQLARTQRDKKRPLLQVEAPPREVLEALARERNPLYEEIADVTIRTDEQSAKVVANQIINMLESS; from the coding sequence ATGGCAGAGAAACGCAATATCTTTCTGGTTGGGCCTATGGGTGCCGGCAAAAGCACTATTGGTCGTCAGTTGGCTCAACAACTTAATATGGAGTTTTTCGATTCTGATCAAGAGATTGAGCGACGCACCGGGGCTGATGTAGGCTGGGTATTTGACGTGGAAGGCGAAGACGGCTTCCGCGATCGAGAAGAAAAAGTCATCAACGAACTGACCGAAAAGCAGGGGATTGTGCTGGCTACCGGCGGTGGCTCCGTGAAATCGCGCGAAACACGCAACCGCCTCTCCGCCCGCGGTGTGGTTGTCTATCTCGAAACCACCATTGAAAAACAGCTGGCCCGTACGCAGCGTGATAAGAAACGCCCGCTGTTGCAAGTCGAAGCTCCGCCGCGTGAGGTACTTGAAGCGCTGGCTCGCGAGCGCAACCCGCTGTATGAAGAAATAGCGGACGTGACTATCCGTACTGATGAACAAAGCGCCAAGGTTGTTGCTAACCAAATTATCAATATGCTGGAAAGCAGCTAA
- a CDS encoding secretin N-terminal domain-containing protein: MPLVNRLITLQYADAAEVGRSIDAQRSSLLSPRGSVRLDKRTNSLVLRDIASALAAVGDWIAVWDVPLEQVLITAHIVTISRENLREVGVNWRYPAESAQADARTLVKMPVGGHLARIGLPLARLNGRMLELTALEQENKVDILASPWLLLPISKPPASSRGRKFRIR; encoded by the coding sequence GTGCCGCTGGTTAACCGGTTGATTACCCTGCAATACGCCGATGCGGCCGAGGTGGGGCGCAGCATTGACGCCCAGCGCAGTTCGCTGCTGTCACCCCGGGGAAGCGTTCGGCTCGATAAGCGCACCAATTCGCTGGTGCTGCGCGATATCGCCTCCGCGCTGGCCGCCGTGGGGGATTGGATCGCCGTCTGGGATGTTCCGCTGGAGCAGGTGCTCATTACCGCCCATATTGTCACCATCAGCCGGGAAAATTTGCGCGAAGTCGGGGTCAACTGGCGCTATCCGGCGGAGAGCGCGCAAGCGGATGCGCGTACATTAGTAAAAATGCCCGTCGGCGGACATCTAGCCCGCATCGGACTCCCGTTGGCGCGCCTGAATGGTCGTATGCTGGAGCTGACCGCGCTTGAGCAGGAAAATAAGGTGGATATCCTGGCGAGCCCGTGGCTGTTACTGCCCATCAGCAAACCGCCAGCATCAAGCAGGGGGCGCAAATTCCGTATCCGATGA
- the nudE gene encoding ADP compounds hydrolase NudE — translation MDKNLQKPKIHRVATVAQSRLFTVESVDLEFSNGARRVYERMKPSHHETVMVVPVLDDHLLLIREYGAGIEDYELGFPKGLIDPGEVVMEAANRELMEEAGFGGRNFTFLRRLSMAPSYFSSKMHIVVAQNLYPQRLQGDEPEPLPLVRWPISRMLALLDEPDFCEARNVSALFLAHAWLNRTPGEE, via the coding sequence ATGGATAAGAATCTGCAAAAACCCAAAATACATCGCGTGGCGACCGTTGCCCAGTCCCGCCTGTTCACGGTTGAGTCCGTCGATCTGGAGTTCAGCAACGGCGCGCGGCGGGTCTATGAGCGCATGAAGCCTTCCCATCACGAGACGGTGATGGTCGTACCGGTGCTGGACGACCATCTACTGCTGATCCGTGAATACGGCGCCGGCATCGAGGATTATGAATTGGGGTTTCCAAAAGGACTTATCGACCCCGGCGAAGTGGTGATGGAAGCGGCCAACCGCGAGCTGATGGAGGAGGCGGGCTTTGGAGGGCGCAACTTTACGTTTTTGCGCCGCTTGAGTATGGCGCCGTCCTATTTCTCCAGCAAAATGCACATTGTTGTGGCGCAAAATTTGTATCCCCAGCGGTTGCAGGGCGATGAGCCGGAACCGTTGCCGCTGGTGCGCTGGCCGATAAGCCGTATGCTGGCGCTGCTTGACGAGCCCGATTTTTGCGAGGCGCGTAACGTGAGCGCGCTGTTTCTCGCCCATGCCTGGCTTAATCGTACACCGGGAGAAGAGTAA
- the yrfG gene encoding GMP/IMP nucleotidase has translation MSTVIDWRHIDTVILDMDGTLLDLAFDRDFWLARVPAALTQRRGITPAEASALIDREYHSVRHTLNWYCFDYWSRRLTLDIAAMNAEFGHTVRLRDDTLPLLSALRQHGRRSILLTNAHPDGLAVKMRHTGLGQHLDLLLSTHTFGYPKEDQHLWQRVQTHTGFDPARTLFIDDSEPILDAASRFGIRYCLGVSNPDSGVAPQTFRRHSSLNDYRTLLPALAGMMC, from the coding sequence ATGTCCACAGTCATCGACTGGCGCCATATTGATACCGTCATTCTTGATATGGACGGCACGCTGCTGGATTTGGCCTTCGATCGTGACTTCTGGCTGGCTCGCGTACCGGCAGCCCTTACCCAACGGCGCGGTATCACCCCGGCTGAGGCCAGCGCCTTGATAGACCGCGAATACCACAGCGTGCGCCATACCTTGAACTGGTACTGTTTCGATTACTGGAGCCGGCGGCTGACGCTGGATATCGCCGCCATGAACGCTGAATTTGGTCATACCGTACGGTTGCGCGACGATACGCTGCCGCTATTGAGCGCATTGCGTCAGCACGGCCGCCGCTCCATCCTGCTGACCAACGCCCACCCCGACGGTCTGGCGGTGAAAATGCGCCACACCGGTCTGGGTCAACACCTTGATTTATTACTTTCTACCCATACATTTGGTTATCCCAAGGAAGATCAGCATTTGTGGCAACGCGTTCAAACGCATACCGGTTTTGATCCGGCGCGAACTCTGTTCATCGATGACAGCGAGCCGATTCTCGATGCGGCTAGCCGCTTTGGTATCCGCTATTGTCTCGGCGTCAGTAATCCTGATTCCGGAGTGGCGCCGCAAACCTTCCGGCGACATTCGTCACTGAATGATTATCGGACGCTGCTGCCTGCGCTGGCTGGAATGATGTGCTGA
- the hslR gene encoding ribosome-associated heat shock protein Hsp15, protein MKPKDANGDTPAVRLDKWLWAARFYKTRALAREMIEGGKVHYNGQRSKPGKTMELGAEITLRQGNDERQVRVRALSDQRRPASDAQLLYQETDTSIAKREKMAEARKHNALTMPHPDRRPDKKERRNLIKFKYGESGEAE, encoded by the coding sequence ATGAAACCCAAAGACGCTAACGGCGATACTCCGGCCGTACGGCTGGACAAGTGGCTGTGGGCGGCGCGTTTTTATAAAACCCGCGCCCTGGCCCGCGAGATGATTGAGGGCGGCAAGGTCCATTACAATGGCCAGCGCAGCAAACCCGGTAAAACCATGGAGCTGGGCGCGGAAATCACCCTGCGCCAAGGCAACGACGAGCGTCAGGTGCGCGTGCGTGCGTTAAGCGATCAACGCCGTCCTGCCAGCGATGCGCAGCTACTGTATCAGGAGACCGACACCAGTATCGCCAAACGGGAGAAAATGGCCGAGGCGCGAAAACATAACGCCCTGACCATGCCCCATCCGGACCGGCGCCCGGACAAAAAAGAACGCCGCAATCTGATTAAATTTAAATATGGCGAATCGGGCGAGGCAGAATAA